From Zea mays cultivar B73 chromosome 3, Zm-B73-REFERENCE-NAM-5.0, whole genome shotgun sequence:
ATCATATGATACGACATGAAGACTCTTGTCTGCTTTTGATATTCGTCATCGTGTAGTGGTCATTTCAGTGAATCCACCAAACTGTAACTGGTCAATTAATTTGCTGTCATGTTGTTTGTATGTTGATTGCTGAATGTTGCTCGTACTGAAATTAATGTTCTTGTTCCTATGCGAACATCTAAGTACCATTTACCGTATACTTCCCCAACAGATCCCCTTTTTGTTGCATATCAATTTCTTGTAATTCGACTTAGTACCTCTGTGTATGGTTTGTAGTCAGGTCTCATACTATTTTGCTTACATGACTAAGCATTGCATGGAACTGACCATACCTTTACTTATTATGCAGCTTGAAATATTTAATTTCATTATTTGACGTCCACTTCAACTAACTGAGGTTCTAAATCCTTTTTTTGCTTAAGTTCTTTGTTTTTATGAATCTGCTTAAGTGTACTGTCCATGTATGTTGTCTGTGCTTCCATGGTTGTTATGCAAGTTTCTTTTTTATAAGCAACTAACATATGGACCAAGCCAAGGATAGTGTGTTCAAATACTGGACAGTGCTTGACCATTTGAACCAACAATTCTTTGGTAACTGGCATGCACTGTTTGGTTCATTACTTTTCCTCATTACTTTATTATATTGCAACCCACAGCTGTTTGCTATGTGACTAGAACACTTCAATTTCACCAAATAGTAACAACACTGCCCTAATTTTTTTATGTATGCACCTTGTCTAGCCAAGGAGCAACAACTTGAGGATTCCAATCAAGATGAGCAGCCATGATGCCAAAGTGCTGCAAAACTTGGTCCTCAATCTTGCTTCCTCAGTGGAAAGTGGTGCTTTCAATATTAGGATGTTTTTAGAAGAGGCTTTCCGTCATTTGGGTGACGAGCATTACCTTCTCAATGCTCTACTTGCTATTCGTAAGGAGGTAGACATGATGGAGCAGGATGCACTGGAGAGCAAAGCACGGTCTGACCCAGAGAAGGAGAGGATGGAGGAACAAATTCACCTTGCTGAGCCTGCAAAGACAGCGCCTAGACAATTCACTTTCACCCCCCTTCCTCACCAGAATTGTACGAGGCCAGTGACAATGACTCCTACGACTCGGACAGGTCCACTAGGTATAGCATTTGGAACCTGTAATAGTGGTACCTCGACCTTTGTCGTAGTGGTACAAATGCATCCAAATAAATTAGGAACTTCTGTGTTATGTCTGTGATGCATGCGTAACCGATGTAGGACTGCTTGAAGCTAATGTTCCTTTTGTAAGAACCTTATGTCGAATGCTTCATCCTTTTGTATGAAATTATGCGAAATGCTGCATCCTTATGATCATTTTCTGTGACCCTTATGTGCAATGAATTCGAGTTTGTATTTTCTACTCCAAGTTTGTTATCTGTTGTCCAACTTAATGTATCTATATATTTCATTCCAGAATGGCTGAGAACAACACAAATACACCTTTTCGACCACCTGCTGCCAGCCCCAATTCAGGTAACCAAATCTTCCCCCCACCCCTGTGGGATCCTCAGATGTGGCAGGCCCAAGGTTTGGACCCAACACAGCCTTCTGTGTTTAGTAATCCTACATCCCATATGACCAATCCTACCTGGTCCCAGGGACATAATGACCCATCTCCATATACCTTTCGTAGTCCATGGAACCCATATTTTGGTATGACGAATCCTGGGGGTCCTCCTACACAAACATCTTTCGGTCAACCACAGCTGGTACCACCCATTCCATGTCCACAGGTTTCCACCCATGTTCCAAACCAGACTGACCCTATAAATTTTGAATCCGAAGCAGAACACAGTGTCCAGGAAGTTAACAGCCCTATCAAACCTTCTGATACACCTGGGACTTTTAGGAGGACAAAGGAACAGAACTTCAAACCTGATGAAGACCTGTTGCTTTGCAAAACATGGCTAGAGATTAGTAGTGACCCAGTTATTAGCACAGGGCAGAGGAAGGAGGGTTTGTGGGCTAGAATTGAGAAAAGGTACAATGAACTTAGAGGTGAGTTTCCTTTGAGGCTGAATAGGGCTCTCAGCAGCAGGTGGGACAAAATAAGAGCAGAAACAGGAAAATTTGCTGGATTCTATGCTAGAGTCCTAAGGGAAAACCAGAGTGGCCTCACAGATAACGACAAGGTACAATGATATTCATTTCGAATACGTTATGTATGTCAAGGTTTATGTAATCGTACTGTTATACGTTCACTGACGTCTGGTTCTAAATCTTGTGTAGACATCGAAAGCTGTAACTCTTTATGCAACATCACAGAAAAAGCCTTTTCATTTCATGCATTGCTGGACGCGCCTAAAAAACGGACCCAAATGGGATGCCATGGTTCATGGAAACCCCTGGAGAGGCACTGCGGGGACGGAGCCTGGCCGTAGTCTTACACCTACAGGCTATGTTAATGAAGTGGAATATGATGAAGGTGGTTCAAGAGGGAAGAGACCATTAGGACGTGACTCCGCGAAAGCATCAAGGAAGAAGTCAATGTCCAGTTCATCTCAGTCTACTGACTACCTTTCAAGAATCCATGACATGCAAGTAGCAAGATTCAAGTAAAGTGAAGAAAAATCAGACCTAAAACAGCAGAACATTGAGTTCATGAAGGAAGTTGAACTAAAGAAGTTGGAGGTTCAATCCAAGGAAATAGAAGTACAGGAAAAAAATTGATGATGGAAGATAGGAAGCAAAAAGACGAAGAGCTCAACAAACTTTATGCTATGGACATGGATGCTTTACCTGAAGAGTTGAGAGCTGTTTACATCGCAAGGAGAAAAGGTTTAATCGAATATTTCATCAACAATCCTGTGTGAAGAGTACTAATTTATTTGATAAGGTGTTTGTCACCTTTGTATCGGCAAACCGTGGTCCTCTGTGTTTGGACATGTGTGTTTTAGAGTGGTTGAACAATTCCTTAGTTGTTTGAGATCATGAGCTTGGTTTTTGAACATTGTTTATTTTCAGATTATTGATATTCATAATAAGGATTATCATACATGACTTGAAGTTTGCCAACATATGCAACTTATTTGTAGCAGAGGCATTACACATACAAGGAAGCATGACTTGTCAACTACGGACATAGAAACCAGATACGACTATTAGTCGTGGTACACATGATTTAGTTCATACTACAAAGTAAACAACATTGTTGTACCACATATTATGGATAAAAGCCATCAACCCATGGAGCCTCGACGAGCCCAAAGGTGTTCTATGAGGTTGTGCTGCAAAGACAAGTATGTAGCCTGACATGTGATGTCCTGGTCGGGATCGTTGGGTAACTCAGAGCAGATATGATTGTTTAGCCACTCGTTGCGGACCTCAGGAATATTGTTACACACTTCAGGTGGCCCAGTGGGGCCAATGAAGTCCACATTAGCTGCACCATCTCCTTCGTCCTcgacaatcatgttgtgcataatAATGCAAGCAGTCATCATCTCTGCGAGGTGATGACGATCCCAACCATAAGCAGGTCCACGTAGAACAGCCCACCTAGCCTGCAAAACTCCAAATGCTCGCTCAATGTCTTTTCGACAACTCTCTTGCTTGGTTGTAAAGTGAACCTTTTTTTCCTCAAATGCGTGGCGAATTGCTTTTACAAAGGTAGGCCAATTTGGATATATGCCATCTGCTAAGTAGTATCCGAAATTGTAAGTGGTCCCATTAATAGTGAAGTGCACTGGTGGCATCGTCCCATTACGTAACGGATCAAACACAGGTGACCGATGAAGCACGTTGAGATCATTGTTGGTACCAGGCATTCCAAAGAAGGCATGCCAAATCCACAAATCGTACCCAGCGACTGCCTCTAGTATCATTGTTGGCCTCGAATTGCGCCCACAAAACTGTCCGCGCCATGCAGTAGGACAGTTGCGCCATTCCCAATGCATACAATCGATAGAGCCTAGCATACCCGGAAACCCCCTGTCGGCGTTTACACGTAGTATGCGAGCAATGTCGTCGTGGTTAGGGATACGAAGGTATCGTTCGCTAAAGGAAGAGATGATTGCGCGACAAAAACGGATAAGGCAGTCCCTAGCGGTAGTCTGTCCAATCTGTATGTACTCATCTACCGCATCGGTTGGTAACCCGTACGCAAGGATACGCAATGCAGCACAAACTTTTTGCAATGGACCAAGCCGTGCTAAACCAGTTGCATCACATCGAATAGTGAAGTATTCGTCTTCTCGCTGAACGGCATGAAGGATACGTAGGAACAAAGGACGATGCATCCGAAACCTATAAACGAAAATAAAGCAAAAAATTAACAAAACaaacctacaaatgatagtaaaaTCATAACTTAGGAAATATACCTTCGACGAAAAACATGTGATGGATACACAGGATTAGGTCCGAAGTAGTGATGTTTGATGAGATTTTCTCCAGCAGCGTGGTCCCTATGGATAACTCGGCGAGGCAATGAGGAGCGCCTACGGCGCGTGCTCGTGTCTCCTAGTACAAGGTGCTCAACATGTTGGGAAAGCAACAAGGTATCGATCTCATCGTCGGAATCGTCGGATGACGAGGACAACACAAGGCTTTTCAATGACTCCATGACGACCTAAACTACGAGTACGTACTACGGTCTTCTGATGGAATGACGGATGATACAGAAGAGGTGAGTGTGTAGATGAGTGGAGCATGTCCCCAGGGTACCTTATTTATAGGTGCCTTCGGTGTATGAAGGAAGCCAGGCGGTCGTGGCTTCCGGTAGAAGCCAGTCGTGTCGTGCAAGCCACTTGTGTCGTGTACTAGAAGAATGAGAATTTGT
This genomic window contains:
- the LOC103651196 gene encoding uncharacterized protein, which codes for MESLKSLVLSSSSDDSDDEIDTLLLSQHVEHLVLGDTSTRRRRSSLPRRVIHRDHAAGENLIKHHYFGPNPVYPSHVFRRRFRMHRPLFLRILHAVQREDEYFTIRCDATGLARLGPLQKVCAALRILAYGLPTDAVDEYIQIGQTTARDCLIRFCRAIISSFSERYLRIPNHDDIARILRVNADRGFPGMLGSIDCMHWEWRNCPTAWRGQFCGRNSRPTMILEAVAGYDLWIWHAFFGMPGTNNDLNVLHRSPVFDPLRNGTMPPVHFTINGTTYNFGYYLADGIYPNWPTFVKAIRHAFEEKKVHFTTKQESCRKDIERAFGVLQARWAVLRGPAYGWDRHHLAEMMTACIIMHNMIVEDEGDGAANVDFIGPTGPPEVCNNIPEVRNEWLNNHICSELPNDPDQDITCQATYLSLQHNLIEHLWARRGSMG